The following are from one region of the bacterium genome:
- a CDS encoding GxxExxY protein → MNENKIGEIIVDTAIELHKELGPGLLETVYEVILAHKLEKRGLSVNRQVPIPIEYQGIKFDEGFRTDILVENKVIIELKSVESVNKAHKKQVLTYLRLSGCKLGYLLNFGEALMKDGISRIVNGEYRINLCVL, encoded by the coding sequence ATGAATGAAAATAAAATTGGAGAAATCATAGTTGATACAGCGATTGAGTTACATAAGGAACTTGGACCAGGATTGCTTGAAACTGTTTATGAAGTTATACTTGCCCATAAGCTTGAGAAACGTGGTTTGTCAGTCAACAGACAAGTACCCATTCCGATAGAATATCAGGGGATAAAATTTGACGAAGGCTTCCGAACAGATATTCTCGTTGAGAACAAAGTAATAATTGAGTTAAAATCTGTTGAATCCGTAAACAAAGCACATAAGAAGCAGGTTTTGACTTATTTGAGATTAAGTGGATGTAAGCTCGGATATCTGCTAAATTTTGGAGAAGCTCTGATGAAAGATGGAATATCAAGAATAGTCAATGGAGAATATAGAATAAATCTTTGTGTGCTTTGA